The Vibrio tubiashii ATCC 19109 genome has a segment encoding these proteins:
- a CDS encoding DUF2726 domain-containing protein translates to MESVFIVVAILVIFFVVIQKRYLKQDELKDSTYKKKGPLLNAQESAFYNALITAVGQHGVVMSKVNLSNVITPLATDKKQWFIANNRISKSYYDYVVCDPRTLEVRVAIELDDGKELNKGKVDRQKLLIHVSKSAGIPLIGTNIKHSYQVGRLRRLLAAHIDLIEPDKEIRFCKRCGSPMTIKTASQGEHKGRRFFTCSRQPQCTYTENYNVVFEEEDNEN, encoded by the coding sequence ATGGAAAGTGTTTTTATCGTCGTCGCCATACTGGTCATTTTCTTTGTTGTGATTCAAAAACGCTATCTCAAGCAAGATGAGTTGAAAGATAGTACCTACAAAAAGAAAGGGCCGTTGCTTAATGCGCAAGAGTCAGCTTTCTACAATGCACTGATTACAGCAGTAGGTCAGCACGGCGTAGTGATGAGCAAAGTGAACCTGTCCAATGTGATCACGCCACTCGCAACGGATAAAAAGCAGTGGTTTATCGCCAACAATCGTATTTCTAAAAGCTACTATGACTATGTGGTATGCGACCCCCGCACATTGGAAGTTCGCGTCGCGATTGAGTTAGATGATGGGAAAGAGCTTAATAAAGGCAAAGTCGATCGACAAAAGTTACTGATTCATGTGAGTAAGTCTGCCGGAATTCCTCTGATTGGCACTAACATCAAACACAGCTATCAAGTTGGGCGATTGCGTCGCCTTCTTGCCGCACATATCGATTTGATTGAACCTGACAAAGAGATTCGTTTTTGTAAGCGTTGCGGTAGCCCTATGACGATCAAGACGGCTAGTCAGGGTGAACATAAAGGCCGACGTTTCTTTACTTGTAGCCGTCAGCCACAATGTACGTATACAGAAAACTACAATGTAGTGTTCGAAGAGGAAGATAACGAGAACTAA
- a CDS encoding substrate-binding periplasmic protein: MRLLTLLLFIFSSLGQVVHSTELNELSYLTEQYPPYNYDQGTGVEGIAIDVLRSASEQASSQVSLESIQVQPWPRAYRSALIKPDTVLFSTTRTQLREHIFQWAGPIIETRIVVLAKKSKNIRVSQPMALAQYRIGVIRDDVGEQLLLELGVPRDSMVESSVPETLANQFVKDRIDLWAYEENVAKWWLKRGGYDTQEFEAVYVLSEGDLYFAFNLETDSRLVQQLQQGIDAIKHATSEGEVSVYQQILGKYK, from the coding sequence ATGCGACTCTTAACATTATTACTTTTCATCTTTAGCTCGCTTGGTCAAGTGGTGCATAGTACAGAGCTAAATGAACTGAGTTATCTTACAGAACAGTACCCACCTTATAACTACGACCAGGGCACAGGCGTTGAAGGCATCGCTATTGATGTGCTTAGGTCGGCCAGTGAACAAGCCAGCAGCCAAGTCTCTCTAGAATCGATACAGGTTCAACCTTGGCCGCGGGCCTATCGCAGCGCATTGATTAAACCCGATACTGTGCTTTTCTCAACGACTCGTACCCAACTAAGAGAGCATATATTTCAATGGGCAGGGCCGATCATCGAAACCCGCATTGTTGTGTTGGCTAAGAAGAGCAAAAACATTCGCGTTAGTCAGCCGATGGCACTTGCCCAGTACCGTATAGGTGTGATTCGCGATGATGTCGGAGAGCAACTCCTGTTAGAGTTAGGGGTTCCAAGAGACTCCATGGTCGAAAGTTCAGTACCTGAAACACTCGCCAACCAGTTTGTTAAAGATCGTATAGACTTATGGGCATACGAAGAGAATGTTGCCAAATGGTGGTTGAAACGAGGCGGTTATGATACGCAAGAGTTTGAAGCGGTTTATGTGCTGAGTGAAGGGGATCTTTACTTTGCGTTTAACTTGGAAACAGACAGTAGACTGGTTCAGCAACTTCAGCAGGGTATTGATGCCATCAAACACGCAACGAGTGAGGGTGAAGTGAGTGTTTATCAACAAATACTTGGTAAGTACAAGTAA
- a CDS encoding MotA/TolQ/ExbB proton channel family protein — translation MEAIFALFPEVIATSNWMTSLQDFMQQGGQVLWWLSGVVLVCWLLIIERIVFLWFQFPKQRNQWVDAWKQRSDQHSWYARSIREGWLSEAHSLLNQNLNVIKVLVAICPMLGLLGTVTGMISVFDVMANQGSSDPKLMASGISLATLPTMAGMVAALTGMFCHARLVKVCQTKEIKLEKSLRSQR, via the coding sequence ATGGAAGCGATATTCGCTCTATTTCCTGAGGTGATTGCCACCAGTAACTGGATGACTTCGTTGCAAGACTTCATGCAACAAGGTGGTCAGGTGCTTTGGTGGCTATCCGGTGTGGTGTTGGTTTGCTGGTTGCTGATCATTGAGCGCATTGTCTTTCTGTGGTTTCAGTTTCCTAAACAACGTAACCAGTGGGTTGACGCTTGGAAGCAACGCAGTGATCAGCATTCTTGGTATGCACGTTCAATCCGTGAAGGTTGGTTATCGGAAGCGCACTCACTACTAAACCAAAACCTCAATGTGATTAAAGTGCTGGTGGCGATCTGCCCAATGCTTGGTCTGCTGGGCACGGTGACAGGCATGATTTCAGTATTTGATGTTATGGCGAATCAAGGCAGTAGCGATCCGAAACTCATGGCCTCGGGTATTTCCTTGGCGACCTTGCCGACTATGGCAGGTATGGTCGCTGCACTGACCGGTATGTTTTGTCACGCGCGATTAGTCAAAGTGTGCCAAACGAAAGAAATAAAATTGGAAAAATCATTAAGGAGTCAACGATGA
- a CDS encoding methyl-accepting chemotaxis protein produces the protein MKFNNLPIMAQIVAPVLIAVFLFAASTILSDVLLREAKLSGQVSLVSSDNVSKLMSAQRNVYRIRMASASAFYGEITWDDARKQFEQRSETVKKRLAQLDSGDGELTINTALKDNIINELSEYGVTQTALAERLSSLHLLSASLPDLNSALTLANNEFYTSNKVVSFEQRQEWRNLLSELYSFSSQIQQHLVRLERSANTEYLNKILLNLERFEQSLESSNSDRANLALKKVLMDYEKQILMLEEGYLTLTKDIKLISKQGTLLREMLATLSSELEEQNKQSLERGIFLTNTTEKALISSSVLAALIALTLAVWIAKHLNLSIRSLSETINGMSSGVLSQKANLSGKNEIGRLGANTDKTLETLDQTVSELRGVGSDVASSATELASTMVELEGNALEQKAQIERIASTSTELAASSEQVASTANDAEAYAMQGIEIAKEGAAAAQTRASLSDELIVELNQTSQVARSLEQLSTRVTEFVSLIENVAEQTNLLALNAAIEAARAGESGRGFAVVADEVRVLAQKTSNNTESIQELVRSLQKGSQDMVTSVSVCLEKVTENATLAKQSEEDMRSLLEGITKIIEQNNEMSLAANEQNQAIASMNDSIHQVDDSLSQNAQGIKQSAEAASFLSELSERQQSKLSFFKSN, from the coding sequence ATGAAGTTTAACAATCTACCCATAATGGCTCAAATCGTAGCACCTGTGCTAATCGCGGTCTTTCTATTTGCCGCATCTACTATTTTGTCAGACGTTCTCCTTAGAGAAGCAAAGTTGAGTGGTCAAGTCTCACTGGTGAGTTCGGACAATGTGTCTAAGCTAATGTCAGCACAGCGCAACGTTTATCGAATACGTATGGCTTCTGCTAGCGCTTTTTATGGCGAAATTACATGGGATGATGCTCGAAAGCAATTTGAGCAACGCAGCGAGACAGTTAAAAAAAGGCTCGCTCAGCTAGATAGTGGCGATGGCGAGTTGACGATCAACACAGCTCTGAAAGATAACATAATCAATGAACTTAGTGAGTATGGTGTGACGCAAACGGCTTTGGCTGAACGTTTGAGCTCCCTTCACCTATTATCAGCCTCGTTGCCTGATTTGAATTCAGCGTTAACACTGGCGAACAACGAGTTTTATACGTCAAACAAAGTGGTCAGTTTTGAGCAGCGCCAAGAGTGGCGAAACTTGTTGTCAGAGCTTTATTCATTTTCAAGTCAAATCCAGCAACACCTTGTTCGCCTAGAACGCAGTGCAAATACGGAATATCTCAATAAAATCCTCCTTAACTTAGAGAGGTTTGAACAATCGTTAGAGTCCTCCAACTCGGATAGGGCTAATTTAGCCCTCAAAAAAGTGCTTATGGACTACGAGAAACAAATTTTGATGTTAGAAGAGGGTTATCTAACGCTGACCAAGGACATTAAGTTAATTAGTAAGCAAGGCACTTTGTTACGAGAAATGTTAGCTACGTTGTCTTCCGAGTTAGAAGAACAGAACAAACAATCTCTTGAGAGGGGGATTTTTCTTACCAATACAACGGAGAAGGCTCTCATATCCTCATCGGTATTAGCGGCACTTATAGCGCTTACATTAGCAGTGTGGATAGCCAAACACCTTAACCTAAGCATACGTTCACTAAGTGAAACTATTAATGGTATGTCTTCAGGCGTGCTTAGCCAAAAGGCAAATTTAAGTGGCAAAAACGAAATTGGGCGTCTGGGCGCGAATACCGATAAAACTCTCGAAACCTTAGATCAAACCGTGAGTGAACTTAGGGGAGTCGGTTCAGATGTTGCCTCTTCAGCGACAGAACTTGCTTCGACTATGGTTGAACTTGAAGGTAATGCTCTGGAGCAAAAGGCACAAATAGAGAGAATAGCCTCAACTAGCACCGAGCTTGCAGCGAGTTCGGAACAGGTGGCAAGTACTGCAAACGATGCAGAAGCTTACGCTATGCAAGGAATAGAAATTGCGAAAGAAGGAGCGGCGGCGGCTCAAACCAGAGCGAGCTTATCAGATGAACTAATTGTAGAGCTGAATCAAACCTCTCAAGTTGCTAGGAGTTTGGAGCAACTATCTACCAGAGTGACAGAGTTTGTTAGCTTGATTGAGAATGTGGCTGAACAAACCAATTTGTTGGCACTCAATGCTGCAATAGAGGCTGCAAGGGCAGGTGAAAGTGGTCGTGGTTTTGCCGTCGTTGCCGATGAGGTTCGAGTGCTTGCTCAGAAAACATCGAACAATACCGAATCTATTCAAGAACTCGTTCGTTCTTTGCAGAAAGGCTCACAAGACATGGTGACTTCAGTGAGCGTATGTTTGGAAAAAGTTACTGAGAACGCAACGCTAGCGAAACAAAGCGAAGAAGATATGCGTTCCTTGCTTGAAGGAATAACCAAGATCATCGAGCAAAACAATGAAATGTCCTTGGCCGCCAACGAGCAGAATCAGGCTATCGCGTCTATGAACGATAGTATCCATCAAGTCGATGATAGTCTTAGCCAAAATGCACAGGGTATTAAGCAAAGTGCTGAAGCAGCCTCGTTTCTTTCAGAATTGTCTGAGAGGCAGCAGAGCAAGCTGAGTTTTTTTAAGTCTAATTAA
- a CDS encoding ATP-binding protein — protein MKWSSISFRKRMLIIMTLSGLIELLILVAAGFIYIKQAQEDEMGHQALGVASFLAKSPYVISAIENGVDQESQQRYRSLTNLIGAAFIVIGDKDGIRLVHPLDERIGKPMKGGDNDRALVGGEAYISVAEGSLGYSVRGKTAVFNEQGEIIGVVSVGYLIDRLQDRIEPFIIFLVLMAFIVVGANAIVSSYASRRFQKAILGFEPEEIGRLYVELDVTLETLKEGIITIDDQGKLRSINRSACQILNLNKEQSINRPLSEILPESDLHTVIQTARTDHDINLYLNKQRLIANRSPIIVDGKVVGAVSSFRRRDDLTELTEQLAKTKEYAEMLRSQTHEHRNKLNTISGMVQMGELEAVQYLIGQETAHYQALIEFLRETIKEPLIAGMLLGKTERARELGLQLVVEEGSRLEPLPQRINPEDLVTILGNLIDNAFDATRDAITRDPLFPADRRLVEVSISDYGNEVILEVVDQGCGLPDNVSVDSLVERGVSSKDSSTRGVGLFLTNQLATRYHGELEMMNNKDCGARMTVYLPKDEQI, from the coding sequence ATGAAATGGAGTAGTATCAGCTTTCGCAAGAGAATGCTGATTATCATGACACTATCAGGTCTGATTGAGCTGTTGATTCTTGTTGCGGCAGGGTTTATCTATATTAAGCAAGCTCAGGAAGACGAAATGGGGCATCAGGCTCTCGGTGTCGCTTCATTTCTTGCCAAATCTCCCTATGTCATTAGTGCTATTGAGAATGGTGTTGATCAAGAGAGTCAGCAGCGCTATCGAAGTCTAACCAATTTAATTGGCGCAGCCTTTATCGTTATCGGCGACAAGGATGGTATTCGCCTTGTTCACCCACTCGACGAACGTATTGGGAAGCCAATGAAAGGTGGAGACAATGATCGTGCGCTCGTGGGTGGAGAAGCCTATATATCAGTCGCAGAAGGCTCACTTGGCTATTCTGTTCGTGGTAAAACGGCTGTGTTCAATGAACAGGGCGAAATTATTGGCGTGGTTTCAGTTGGCTATCTGATTGATCGCCTGCAAGATCGCATTGAGCCCTTCATTATATTCCTTGTTTTGATGGCTTTCATTGTTGTTGGCGCTAACGCCATTGTGTCTAGCTACGCATCGCGTCGTTTTCAAAAAGCGATTTTAGGTTTTGAACCAGAAGAGATTGGTCGATTATACGTAGAGCTTGATGTTACGCTTGAGACCCTTAAAGAAGGCATTATTACTATTGATGATCAAGGGAAATTGCGTTCAATCAACCGAAGTGCGTGCCAAATACTTAACTTAAACAAAGAGCAAAGTATCAATCGCCCATTGAGTGAGATTTTGCCTGAGAGTGACTTACACACTGTGATACAGACTGCGCGTACTGATCACGATATCAACCTTTATTTAAACAAGCAGCGATTAATTGCCAATCGAAGCCCAATTATTGTCGATGGGAAAGTCGTGGGCGCTGTTTCGAGTTTCCGCCGCCGCGATGATTTAACCGAGCTGACTGAACAGCTAGCGAAAACCAAAGAATATGCCGAAATGCTCCGTTCACAGACCCATGAACATCGCAATAAGCTCAATACCATCAGTGGTATGGTGCAAATGGGGGAACTGGAAGCGGTGCAGTATTTAATTGGTCAAGAAACCGCGCACTACCAAGCTTTGATTGAGTTCCTCCGCGAAACAATCAAAGAACCGCTGATCGCAGGCATGCTATTAGGCAAAACGGAACGTGCGCGTGAGCTTGGCTTACAACTTGTGGTTGAAGAAGGGTCGCGTCTTGAACCTCTGCCGCAGCGCATTAACCCTGAAGATCTCGTTACGATTCTGGGTAACTTGATTGATAACGCTTTTGATGCAACACGAGACGCCATCACACGAGATCCTCTGTTTCCTGCGGATCGAAGGTTGGTTGAAGTTTCAATCAGTGACTATGGCAACGAAGTGATATTGGAAGTGGTTGATCAAGGTTGCGGTTTACCAGACAACGTCAGTGTAGACTCTTTAGTTGAGCGCGGCGTATCGAGTAAAGACTCGTCAACTCGTGGTGTCGGGCTATTTTTAACCAATCAACTTGCCACTCGTTATCACGGCGAGCTTGAGATGATGAATAACAAAGATTGTGGAGCAAGGATGACAGTATATCTACCTAAGGATGAGCAGATATGA
- a CDS encoding GGDEF domain-containing protein, whose amino-acid sequence MELDIFNPSRQLRRAVLFWLSTLLAFISVSVTAYHLVVQHYSPHHYIETAFGLFSLYIAYHTYQESISKAFIVAYVFSLTGVTSLATYEYPIEFGVFIWACLFPMMFYLILGRRAGVLATSIGFVTQIGIISYKLWTDGIDGNSQLAINFSLAFITIWLTSHVLEVKRRVSEASLGQLASRDALTGVYNRHALTHNFERYRNESIKLPLSLLILDLDFFKAVNDKHGHDVGDKVLVQTAALIDGLSDEHLVYRIGGEEFCIALHNTNVHKAKEKAEQIRNAIESYAFNDSSTPISLTASIGVYQCDHYANLECVLKEADKELYRAKQNGRNQVMVCSRPSNPELSFT is encoded by the coding sequence ATGGAGCTAGACATTTTTAATCCTTCTCGGCAATTACGCCGAGCAGTGTTATTTTGGCTTAGTACGCTACTAGCATTCATCTCGGTTTCTGTTACCGCATACCACCTTGTAGTCCAACACTACAGCCCACATCACTATATAGAAACGGCATTTGGACTGTTTTCACTTTATATCGCTTATCACACTTACCAAGAAAGCATCTCAAAAGCTTTCATTGTCGCTTATGTTTTCAGCTTAACGGGTGTCACAAGCTTAGCCACCTACGAATATCCGATAGAGTTTGGCGTCTTTATCTGGGCTTGCCTATTTCCGATGATGTTCTATTTGATCCTAGGTCGTCGTGCTGGAGTACTGGCTACAAGCATCGGCTTTGTCACTCAAATTGGGATTATTTCTTACAAGCTGTGGACAGATGGCATCGATGGTAACTCTCAGCTTGCGATCAATTTTTCACTCGCGTTTATCACCATTTGGCTAACCTCCCATGTACTTGAGGTAAAAAGAAGAGTCTCTGAAGCTTCGCTCGGACAACTCGCCTCCCGTGATGCGTTAACCGGTGTCTATAACCGCCACGCCCTGACTCATAACTTTGAACGTTACCGCAATGAGAGCATAAAGCTGCCCCTTTCCCTTTTGATCTTAGATTTAGATTTCTTTAAAGCGGTTAATGATAAGCACGGCCACGATGTTGGCGATAAGGTATTGGTGCAAACTGCTGCTCTGATTGATGGGCTAAGTGATGAACACCTTGTCTATCGAATTGGTGGTGAAGAGTTTTGCATCGCTCTACACAACACCAATGTACATAAAGCAAAAGAGAAAGCAGAACAAATTCGCAACGCGATCGAAAGCTACGCATTCAACGATAGCAGCACCCCAATTTCTCTAACGGCAAGCATTGGTGTTTATCAATGCGACCATTACGCAAATTTGGAATGTGTATTAAAAGAGGCAGACAAAGAACTTTATCGCGCTAAACAAAACGGCCGCAACCAAGTTATGGTATGCAGCCGCCCTTCTAACCCCGAATTAAGTTTTACTTAA
- a CDS encoding energy transducer TonB, with protein sequence MGRLLIATPIALSCVVAIFSLMAWMVDISHRRAPEPSEALSFNMVMVENEQDVQRRQRSVPEQPQAPEVPEQMPTSQANTQLTQVSPVAQPMLGLDTAIDGLAISAPTFGDFGVNQQAMPLYRVEPRYPTKALKRGAEGYVVMKFTIDPTGKPIDVEVVEANPKRMFEREAIRALKKWKYQPKVVDGGAIAQLGQTVRLEFKIAK encoded by the coding sequence GTGGGTCGATTGCTCATTGCCACACCAATTGCGTTATCCTGCGTTGTGGCTATTTTCAGTTTAATGGCGTGGATGGTCGATATTAGCCACCGCCGTGCGCCTGAACCGAGTGAAGCGCTGAGTTTCAATATGGTGATGGTAGAAAACGAACAAGACGTTCAAAGACGCCAACGCTCTGTACCGGAACAACCTCAAGCACCAGAAGTGCCAGAGCAGATGCCAACGTCTCAGGCGAATACTCAGTTGACTCAAGTGTCGCCAGTTGCTCAACCAATGCTAGGCTTAGATACGGCAATCGATGGACTGGCTATCAGCGCTCCGACTTTCGGTGACTTCGGTGTCAATCAGCAGGCGATGCCACTGTATCGTGTTGAACCTCGTTACCCGACCAAGGCGTTGAAGCGTGGGGCTGAGGGTTATGTGGTCATGAAGTTTACGATCGACCCAACCGGTAAACCGATTGATGTCGAAGTGGTTGAAGCTAATCCTAAGCGCATGTTTGAGCGCGAAGCGATTCGAGCGCTGAAGAAATGGAAGTATCAACCAAAAGTGGTAGATGGGGGAGCTATTGCTCAGCTTGGTCAAACCGTAAGACTGGAGTTTAAGATAGCGAAATGA
- a CDS encoding tetratricopeptide repeat protein, protein MIRRLLLVSLILASGTSFAQELSQYTATRVQKAHELAQEEQVKQAITMLREIDTSREYDQAFVARMLGVFYWQDGKPKQAIKHLEKAVTSGLLQDEQGWITERMLADLYLNEQQFERALKHYYVLQKSVPSTQKADDIWLRIAQSHYQLEQWSKVIPAANEYLKVSTESPLQPLSLKLGAQLQLKKWKQAIPTLELLIALQPEKINWWRQLVGLQLRIGKDRDALDTLSLAKLNKLELSQSDRRMLAQLYAKRGVPERAAIEISELDGAGTDVQLLSEQATYWQLAKEWDKALDVWKLAAKLDSKFHWNVAQLMVQQGYYRPALSVLAKVKGRKADVALAKTRAFYKLDQLDNALIEAKRANNVEPSAQSKSWIKYLTQLRQAKDQTTS, encoded by the coding sequence ATGATTAGACGATTATTGTTAGTTTCTCTTATATTGGCTTCCGGTACTTCGTTTGCACAGGAGCTAAGCCAATATACCGCGACCAGAGTACAAAAGGCACATGAGCTTGCCCAAGAAGAGCAAGTAAAGCAAGCCATTACCATGCTTAGAGAGATAGACACCTCCCGCGAATACGATCAAGCTTTTGTCGCTCGTATGTTAGGTGTGTTTTATTGGCAAGATGGTAAGCCTAAACAGGCAATCAAGCATCTAGAGAAAGCGGTGACCAGTGGCCTGCTGCAAGATGAGCAAGGTTGGATTACAGAGCGAATGCTCGCTGATCTTTATCTCAATGAGCAGCAGTTTGAGCGCGCTTTAAAGCACTATTATGTGTTGCAAAAGAGCGTCCCAAGCACTCAGAAAGCGGATGATATTTGGCTTCGTATCGCGCAGTCTCATTATCAGCTAGAACAATGGTCAAAGGTTATCCCTGCTGCAAATGAGTACCTGAAAGTCAGCACAGAGAGCCCGCTTCAGCCGTTATCTTTAAAGCTCGGCGCTCAGCTTCAGCTTAAAAAATGGAAACAGGCGATTCCGACGTTGGAGTTACTGATTGCCTTGCAGCCTGAGAAGATAAATTGGTGGCGACAGCTTGTTGGCTTACAGCTAAGGATAGGTAAAGATCGTGATGCGCTTGATACCTTATCTTTGGCGAAACTAAACAAGCTCGAACTCAGTCAAAGTGATCGTCGTATGCTTGCTCAGCTCTATGCCAAACGTGGTGTGCCAGAGCGCGCAGCCATTGAGATTAGTGAGCTAGATGGTGCTGGCACAGACGTGCAGCTGCTTTCTGAGCAAGCAACCTATTGGCAACTGGCTAAGGAGTGGGATAAAGCATTGGATGTTTGGAAACTAGCGGCCAAGCTAGATTCTAAATTCCATTGGAATGTCGCCCAACTTATGGTTCAACAAGGTTACTACCGTCCTGCGCTCAGTGTGTTGGCAAAGGTGAAGGGTAGGAAAGCGGATGTTGCTTTGGCCAAAACCCGTGCGTTTTACAAGTTAGATCAGCTAGACAACGCCTTGATCGAAGCGAAACGCGCAAACAATGTCGAGCCTTCAGCACAATCAAAGAGTTGGATTAAATACCTAACCCAGTTGAGACAAGCCAAAGATCAGACGACGAGTTAA
- a CDS encoding response regulator produces MTTVTRVMIIEDDLAIAQLHQRYLEQIGGYEVIGIATTKLEANLQLDILQPDLLLLDVYLPDGTGLEILQELRTKNLSCDVILITAARDVDTLQQAMRGGVVDYLLKPVVFPRLEAALKKYVLQKHQLNHANDLDQSIVDKMLQATNSNDSPKNRLPKGIDGVTLEKIKALFVDKQNLTADEAGEQIGASRTTARRYLEYLISTGELEADLNYGTVGRPERTYRKSNNQTIS; encoded by the coding sequence ATGACGACAGTAACTCGAGTGATGATCATTGAAGATGATCTCGCTATCGCCCAATTGCATCAACGCTACCTTGAACAAATCGGTGGCTATGAAGTGATAGGTATTGCGACAACGAAGCTTGAGGCAAACTTGCAACTCGATATTTTACAGCCTGATCTGCTGTTATTAGATGTCTATCTGCCTGACGGAACGGGTTTAGAAATACTACAAGAGTTAAGAACTAAGAATCTCAGTTGTGATGTCATTTTGATTACCGCAGCGAGAGATGTCGATACCTTACAACAAGCGATGCGCGGCGGCGTCGTTGACTACTTACTCAAGCCAGTCGTCTTTCCAAGATTAGAAGCGGCATTGAAAAAGTATGTACTACAAAAGCATCAGTTAAACCATGCTAACGATCTTGATCAGAGTATTGTTGATAAAATGCTTCAAGCAACAAATAGCAATGATTCACCTAAGAATCGACTACCTAAAGGTATCGATGGTGTGACATTGGAAAAGATCAAAGCTCTGTTTGTCGATAAGCAAAACCTGACAGCGGACGAAGCAGGAGAACAGATTGGTGCTAGCCGCACGACGGCCCGTCGTTACTTAGAATACCTAATCAGCACGGGCGAGCTTGAAGCAGACTTAAACTACGGAACGGTAGGCCGGCCTGAAAGAACCTATCGAAAGTCTAATAACCAAACTATCAGCTAA
- a CDS encoding ExbD/TolR family protein — protein sequence MRLGRRHHKQEEAQVDMTSMLDIVFIMLIFFIVTSSFVRESGVEVNRPTASNVVSQKEAGIFVAITSANDIYIDKRMVDVERVEATLEHLMLDKPDASLVIQADEHAYSGTVVKVMDAAKGAGVKNIALAAEKI from the coding sequence ATGAGACTCGGTCGACGTCATCATAAACAAGAAGAAGCTCAAGTCGACATGACTTCAATGCTTGATATCGTATTTATTATGTTGATCTTCTTCATCGTGACAAGCTCATTTGTTCGTGAGTCTGGTGTTGAAGTGAACAGACCAACTGCTTCAAATGTGGTCAGTCAAAAAGAAGCGGGCATTTTCGTTGCGATAACCTCAGCAAATGATATCTACATTGATAAACGCATGGTCGATGTAGAGCGAGTGGAAGCAACCTTGGAGCACCTGATGCTTGATAAACCTGATGCTTCTTTGGTCATCCAGGCGGATGAACACGCCTACAGTGGTACGGTGGTGAAGGTGATGGATGCAGCAAAAGGGGCTGGGGTAAAAAACATTGCTTTGGCAGCGGAGAAGATCTAG